One window of Delphinus delphis chromosome 12, mDelDel1.2, whole genome shotgun sequence genomic DNA carries:
- the GDF7 gene encoding growth/differentiation factor 7, with protein MDLSAAAALCLWLLSACRPRDGLEAAAVLRAAGAGPTGSPGGGGGGGRTLAATAGASAAPAAAAPGPRAARRAAGSGFRNGSVVPHQFMMSLYRSLAGRAPAGAVAASTSGSGRHSRADTITGFADQATQDESAAETGLNFLFDVSSLPDADEVVGAELRVLRRESPERGPGSATPPLLLLSTCPSAARAPRLLHSRAAEPLDTARWEVFDVADALRRHRREPRATRAFCLLLRGVAGPAPVPLALRLLGFDSRGGGGAAAAEERALLVVSSRTQKKESLFREIRAQARALAAALAAEPPPDQGPGMGLPTAVIGGRRRRRTALAGTRAAQGSGGGEGRSHGRRGRSRCSRKPLHVDFKELGWDDWIIAPLDYEAYHCEGVCDFPLRSHLEPTNHAIIQTLLNSMAPDAAPASCCVPARLSPISILYIDAANNVVYKQYEDMVVEACGCR; from the exons ATGGACCTGAGCGCGGCCGCCGCGCTGTGCCTCTGGCTGCTGAGCGCTTGCCGCCCCCGCGACGGGCTCGAAGCGGCCGCCGTGCTGCGAGCGGCGGGGGCAGGGCCGACCGGGAGTccggggggcggcggcggcggcgggaggaCCCTCGCCGCGACTGCGGGCGCCTCCGCTGCCCCGGCCGCCGCGGCTCCCGGGCCCCGTGCCGCGCGCCGCGCCGCGGGCTCCGGCTTCAGGAACGGCTCGGTGGTGCCGCACCAATTCATGATGTCGCTTTACCGGAGCCTGGCCGGGAGGGCTCCGGCCGGGGCAGTCGCCGCCTCCACCTCGGGTTCTGGCCGCCACAGCCGCGCGGACACAATCACCGGCTTCGCAGACCAGGCGACCCAAG ACGAATCGGCAGCGGAGACCGGCCTGAACTTCCTGTTCGACGTGTCCAGCCTTCCCGACGCCGACGAGGTGGTGGGCGCGGAGCTGCGTGTGCTGCGCCGCGAGTCTCCGGAGCGGGGCCCCGGCAGCGCGACTCCCCCGTTGCTGCTGCTGTCCACGTGCCCCAGCGCCGCGCGCGCGCCTCGCTTGCTGCATTCCCGGGCCGCCGAGCCCCTGGACACCGCGCGCTGGGAGGTGTTCGACGTGGCGGACGCCTTGCGGCGCCACCGCCGGGAGCCGCGCGCCACCCGCGCGTTCTGCCTCTTGCTGCGCGGAGTGGCGGGTCCCGCGCCGGTCCCACTGGCACTGCGGCTGCTGGGCTTCGACTCGCGGGGCGGAGGcggagcggcggcggcggaggagcGCGCGCTGCTGGTCGTCTCCTCCCGCACGCAGAAGAAGGAGAGCCTGTTCCGAGAGATCCGCGCCCAGGCCCGCGCGCTCGCGGCCGCACTGGCAGCGGAGCCGCCGCCGGATCAGGGACCTGGCATGGGGTTGCCGACGGCGGTCATCGGCGGCCGCAGGCGGCGGCGGACGGCGTTAGCCGGGACTCGGGCAGCGCAGGGCAGCGGCGGGGGCGAGGGCCGGAGTCACGGGCGCAGGGGCCGGAGCCGCTGTAGCCGCAAGCCCCTGCACGTGGACTTCAAGGAGCTGGGCTGGGACGACTGGATCATCGCGCCGCTGGACTACGAAGCGTACCACTGCGAGGGCGTTTGCGACTTCCCGCTGCGCTCGCACCTTGAGCCCACCAACCACGCCATCATTCAGACACTGCTCAACTCCATGGCGCCGGATGCAGCGCCGGCCTCCTGCTGCGTGCCCGCGCGCCTCAGCCCCATCAGTATCCTCTACATCGACGCCGCCAACAACGTGGTCTACAAGCAATACGAGGACATGGTGGTGGAGGCGTGCGGCTGCAGGTAG